The proteins below come from a single Plantactinospora sp. KBS50 genomic window:
- a CDS encoding cytochrome P450, whose translation MAHLPLLDPGEVSELDLTDAAVHAEYDLSALWRRLRTHAPLHRHRSVAGGPEFWVVTRHADAMAVFRDGQRFTSTSGNVLETLLVGSDSAAGKMLAVTDGNRHTEVRRVITGALTPAVLDRLADRIRTQIRGLVARAVERVDGDFGTDVAAQVPLTTICDMLAVPDSDRAYIHRLGSSSVSSHEPGHDTMDAWTSKNELLAYFLDLAEQRRADPGDDLVSVLATARVKGRPLGTDEIVFNCYSLILGGDETTRLAMTGAVLAMAENPDQWRAFQRGEVAIDSAVEEVLRWTTPSRHLGRLAIEPAEIAGGRIEAGDIVTVWLASANFDEREFAEPDAFRLDRSPNRHLTFAYGPHFCVGARLARIQLEATLTALRDLVGDIEVTGAPQRVYSNFIGGTFTLPVRLKAA comes from the coding sequence TGTCGGAGCTGGACCTGACCGACGCCGCCGTGCACGCCGAGTACGACCTGTCGGCGCTCTGGCGGCGGCTGCGCACGCACGCACCGCTGCACCGGCACCGGTCGGTCGCCGGCGGTCCGGAGTTCTGGGTGGTGACCCGGCACGCGGACGCGATGGCCGTGTTCCGCGACGGCCAGCGGTTCACCTCGACCTCCGGCAACGTGCTGGAGACGCTGCTGGTGGGCAGCGACTCGGCGGCCGGGAAGATGCTCGCGGTGACCGACGGTAACCGGCACACCGAGGTGCGCCGGGTGATCACCGGCGCGCTCACCCCCGCCGTGCTCGACCGGCTGGCCGACCGGATCCGGACGCAGATCCGCGGGCTGGTCGCCCGGGCCGTGGAGCGGGTCGACGGGGACTTCGGCACCGACGTGGCGGCGCAGGTGCCGCTGACCACGATCTGCGACATGCTGGCCGTGCCCGACTCCGACCGCGCGTACATCCACCGGCTCGGGTCGTCGTCGGTCAGCTCGCACGAGCCGGGCCACGACACCATGGACGCCTGGACCTCGAAGAACGAGCTCCTGGCGTACTTCCTCGACCTGGCCGAGCAGCGCCGCGCCGACCCGGGTGACGACCTGGTCAGCGTGCTGGCCACGGCCCGGGTCAAGGGCCGCCCGCTGGGCACCGACGAGATCGTCTTCAACTGCTACAGCCTGATCCTGGGCGGCGACGAGACGACCCGGCTCGCGATGACCGGCGCGGTGCTGGCGATGGCCGAGAACCCCGACCAGTGGCGGGCGTTCCAGCGCGGCGAGGTGGCCATCGACTCCGCGGTGGAGGAGGTGCTGCGCTGGACGACGCCCTCCCGCCACCTGGGTCGGCTCGCCATCGAGCCCGCGGAGATCGCCGGCGGGCGGATCGAGGCCGGCGACATCGTGACCGTCTGGCTCGCCTCGGCGAACTTCGACGAACGGGAGTTCGCCGAGCCGGACGCGTTCCGGCTCGACCGGTCCCCCAACCGGCACCTGACCTTCGCGTACGGGCCGCACTTCTGCGTGGGGGCGCGGCTGGCCCGCATCCAGTTGGAGGCCACCCTCACCGCGCTGCGCGACCTGGTGGGCGACATCGAGGTCACCGGGGCGCCGCAGCGGGTGTACTCGAACTTCATCGGCGGCACCTTCACCCTGCCGGTGCGGCTGAAGGCCGCCTGA